The sequence GCGCCCGCGGTGACGCCAGCCGCATTCGCTTCATCTCGCGCGCAAAAGCCTATCACGGCATGGGCTGGGGCGGCCTGTCGGTCAGCGGCATCGTGCGCCACCGCAGGGATTTCGGCCCGCTGCTGCCGGAAGTCGACCACCTCCCGCACACCCACGATCCGGAGCATGCGGCGTTCTCGCGCGGGCAGCCGCAATGGGGCGCCCATCTCGCCGATGAGCTGACAAAACTGCTGCAGGTGCACGATCCCTCGACCATCGCCGCCGTCATCGTCGAGCCCGTCACCGGCTCCGGCGGCGTGCTGCCGCCGCCGGTCGGCTATCTCGAGCGGCTGCGCCAGATCTGCGACCAGCACGGCATTCTGCTGATCTTCGACGAGGTCATCACCGGGTTCGGGCGGCTCGGCGCGGCGTTCGGCGCCAACGCCTTCGGCGTGACACCCGATCTCATCACCTGCGCCAAGGGCATGACCAATGCCGCCGTGCCGATGGGCGGCGTCATCGTCAGCGGCAAGGTTTACGACGCGCTGATGCAGGGGCCGGACAACGCGATCGAGCTGTTCCACGGCTACACCTATTCGGCCCATCCGCTGGCCTGCGCGGCGGGTCTTGCCGCGCTCGACGTGTATCAGGATCTCGGCCTGTTCGAGCGGGCCCGCCGCCTCGCTCCGGTGTGGGAGACTCATGCGCACGGCTTGCGCGATCTGCCCCACGTCATCGACATCCGCAACATCGGGCTGCTCGCCGCGATCGACCTGAAGCCGCGCGAGGGCGCGCCGGGCGCGCGCGGCAGCGAATGCGCCAATCGCTGCTATGAGGACGGCATCCTGATCCGCGGCAGTGGCGACACGCTGCTGATCTCGCCGCCCCTCATCATCACCGAGGAACAGATCGGCGACATTTTCGCCGCCATCCGCCGTGCCTTGGCCGCGATCGGCTGACGCCGGGCCTCAACTCACCGGCAATGCATCGAGGTGGCACGCCACCCATTGCTCGTCTCCGACAGCGCGGAGCGTCGGCTCCTCGGTGCGGCAGCGGTCGAACACGAAAGGGCAGCGGGTGTGGAAGCGGCAGCCCTTCGGCGGATTGATCGGGCTCGGCACGTCGCCGCCGAGAATGATCGGATTGCGCTGGGCGCCGGGCTCGGGCAGCGGCACCGCCGAGAGCAGCGCCTTGGTGTAGGGATGCCTCGGCGCGGCAAAGATCTCGCGGCGCGGCGCCACCTCGACGATCTTGCCGAGATACATCACCGCGACGCGATGGGTCATGTGCTCGACGATGGCGAGGTCATGGCTGATGAACAGCAGCGCCAGGCCGAATTTCTTCTGAAGGTCCTGCAGCAGATTGACGACCTGCGCCTTGACCGAGACGTCGAGCGCCGAGACCGCCTCGTCGCACACGATCAGCTCGGGCTCGGCCGCGAGCGCCCGCGCGATGCCGATACGCTGGCGCTGGCCGCCTGAGAACTCGTGCGGCCGGCGGTTCAGCGCCTCGCGCGGCAGGCGCACGGTGTCCATCAGCTCCGTGACGCGAACCTCGAGATCTTCCTTCGACTTGGCGAGGCCGAAATTGCGGATCGGCTCGGCGAGGATGTCGCGCACACGCATGCGCGGGTTGAGGCTGGAGAAAGGATCCTGGAACACCACCTGCACGCGGCGGCGCATCTGGCGCATCGTGCTCGGATGCGCGTCGTCGATGCGCTGGCCGTCGAGGATGACCTGGCCCGAGGTGATATCGAACAGGCGCAGGATGGCGCGGCCGACCGTCGACTTGCCGCAGCCGGACTCGCCGACCAGCGACAAGGTCTCGCCGCGCGCTATCTCGAACGACACGCCGTCGACCGCATAGACGAATTCGGTTTGCCGTCCGAAGAGGCCCTTGTTGATCGGAAAATGCTTCTTGAGGTCGTTGACCTGGAGCAGCGGAGGACTCATGCCGCGATCGCTCCCTTGGCAGCATAGTGACAGGCCGCGATGTGGCGCGGGCCCTTCTCTTCCAGCCCCGGCGCATATTGGCGGCAGAGATCGGTCGCGAGCGCGCAGCGCCCGGCAAAGACGCAGCCGGTGATCGGCTTGCGAAGATCCGGCACCTGCCCGGGAATCTCGGCGAGCCGCGTCGCAGTGCCCGCGAGCGAGGAGCCGAGCTTCGGCACCGCGCCGAGCAGGCCCTGCGTATAGGGATGGCGCGGCGAGCGGAACAGCTCGGCGACCGGCGCCTCCTCGACCTTGCGGCCGGCATACATCACCATGACGCGCTCGGCGATCTCGGCGACGACGCCGAGATCGTGGGTGATCAGGATGATGGCGGCGCCCACCCGGTGCTTGAGGTCGAGCATCAGCTTGAGGATCTGCGCCTGGATGGTCACGTCGAGCGCCGTGGTCGGCTCGTCCGCGATCAGCAGTTTTGGATTGCAGGCCAGCGCCACCGCGATCATCACGCGCTGGCGCATGCCGCCGGAGAGCTGGTGCGGATATTCGCGCACGCGCCGCTTCGGCTCGGGAATGCCGACGAGGGTCAGCATCTCGATCGCGTGCGCCTCGGCAGCCTGCTTGTCGAGGCCCTGATGGATCATCAGGGTCTCGCGGATCTGGCGGCCGACGGTCAGCACCGGATTGAGGCTGGTCATCGGCTCCTGGAAGATCATCGAGATGTCGTTGCCGCGGATGGCGCGCATCTCGCGGTCCGACAGCTTCAGGAGATCCTTGCCGGCAAAGCGGATGCTGCCGGCGATCCGGCCAGGCGGCTCCGGGACCAGCCGCATCAGCGACATCGAGGTCACCGACTTGCCGCAGCCGGACTCGCCGACGATGGCGAGCGTCTCGCCCTCGTTGACGTGGAAGGACACCCCATCGACCGCGCGGTTGATGCCGCCGGGGGTGCGGAAATGGGTCTGGAGGTTCTCGACTTCGAGCAGCGCCATCGTGATCAGCCCCGCACTATCACAGGCTCTTGGCCATGCGCGGATCGAGCGCATCGCGAAGGCCGTCGCCGAGCAGGTTCACGGCGAGCACGGTGACGGACAGGAACGCCGCCGGGAAGAATACGATATAGGGCTTGACCTGCCACAGCGCGCGGCCTTCGGCCATGATGTTACCCCAGGACGGAATGGTGGGCGGCGTGCCCGCGCCGATGAATGACAGGATCGCCTCGGTGATCATGGCGCTGGCGCAGATATAGGTCGCCTGCACCAGCATGGGCGCAACCGTGTTGGGCAGGATGTGGCGCAGAATGATCATCGGCGTGCGCGTGCCGCAGGCCACCGCCGCGTCGACATAGGGCTGCTCGCGCAGCGACAGCACCACGCTGCGCACGAGGCGCGAGACGCGCGGGATTTCCGCTATGGTGATGGCCAGGATGACGTTCCCCACGCTGCCGCGCGTAAGAGCCATCAGCGCGATGGCGAGCAGGATCGGCGGGATCGACATCAGGCCATCCATGAAGCGCATCAAGATGCCGTCGGCCCAGCGGATGAAGCCCGAGACCATGCCGATCGCAAGACCCGCCGCGGATGCGAAGATCGCGACCGACAGGCCGACCGTGAGCGAGACCCGCGCGCCAAACAGTACGCGCGAATAGATGTCGCGGCCGAGCACGTCGGTGCCGAACCAGAAATCGGCCGACGGCGCCCGCGTCCGCTTGGCGGGCGCAAGCGCGGTCGGATCGACGGTGCCGAGATAGGGCGCGAAGATCGCGATCAGCACGAGGGTCAGCAGCAGCGCGCCGCCGATCGCGACCGTCGGATGGCCGCGCAGCATTCCGATGAAGCCGCGCCGGATCTTGACCGGTCGGAGGATCTCCGGCAGCTGCGGCGCAAGAACGAGACCGGCCGGAAGCGATTGCGGGTTGACGGTGATGTCGGTCAATAGCGGATCCTCGGGTCAACGAGCGTATAGGTGACGTCGATCATCAGATTGACGAGGACGTAGACGAAGCTGAACAGCAGCACGATGCCCTGGATGACCGGATAGTCGCGGCGCAGGATCGCGTCGATCGTGAGCCGGCCGAGCCCGGGAATCGCGAATACGCTTTCGGTGACGACCGCACCGCCGATCAGCAGCGCAATGCCGATCCCGATCACGGTGACGATCGGCACCGCAGCGTTCTTCAGCGCATGAATGAACAGGATGCCGCCCTGCCCCAGGCCCTTGGCCTTGGCGGTGCGGATATAGTCCTGCTGCAGGACTTCGAGCATGGCGGCGCGGGTGATGCGCGCGACCAGCGCGATGTAGACGCAGCCGAGCGCGATCGCCGGCAGGATCAGGTTTTCCAGCCACGGCCAGAAGCCCTGCGTGAGCGGCGTATAGCCCTGCACCGGCAGCCATTCGAGCTCGAGCGCGAAGACGTAGGCGAGCATGTAGCCGACCACGAAGACGGGCAGCGAGAAGCCGAACACGGCAAAGCCCATGATGACGCGGTCGATCAGGCTGCCGGCCTTCCAGGCCGCCACCACACCGAGCGGCACCGCCACCACGATCGTGAGCAGCAGCGTGACGATCATCAGCGACAGCGTCGGTCCGAGACGCTGCCCGATCATCGCCGAGACCGGCAGATTGGTGAAGATCGAGGTGCCGAGATCGCCATGCAGGATGCGCCAGACCCAGCTTCCGAACTGGACCAGGAAGGGCCGGTCCAGCCCCAGGCTCTGGCGGATGCGCTCCACATCCTCCGGGCTTGCCTGATCGCCCGCGATCACCACGGCCGGATCTCCGGGCGCGATGTAAAGCAGGCTGAACACGAACAGCGCGACGATTGCCATGACCGGCAAGGTCGCGACGATGCGACGGAGGATGTAAGAGAGCATCTGGCCTCAACGCACGATCATGCAGACTTCGACACGCCCCAGAACAAGGGCAACGGTCCCTTGGTCACGCCGGAGACGTTCTTGCGCCACGCGGTGTAGCTCAGGAAGAAGCCGGTCGGAGCGTAGACGACATCATCGATCGCCGCCTTGTTGAGACGGCCGATGGCGGCCTTCTCCTCGTCGAGGTTCTTGGCCTCGAACCACGACGCGACCTCCTTTTCGGTGCCTGCGCTGGTCGGCCAGCCGAACCAGGCCTTGTCGCCGTTGGCGCGGATCGCGGTGTAGGGAGCCGGATTGACGCAATCCGCGCCCGCGTGCCAGGTGTGGAACATGTTCCAGCCGCCCTGTCCGGGCGGTGTCTTCTGCGCGCGGCGTGAGCCGACCGTGCCCCAATCGGTCGCGACGAAGTCGACATTCATGCCGAGCTTCTTGAGGAGGTCGGCGGTCACGTCGCCCATCGCCTTGGTGATCGGCTGGTCCTGCGCGACGAGACACGTCACCGGCTGGCCGGAATAGCCGCTCTCGGCGAGCAGCTTCTTGGCGGCGTCCAGATCGCGCTTGCCCTTCAGAATCTCGCCACCCACTTCGGTGTAGAGCGGCGTATCCGGCGTGAAGTAGCCGGGCAGCGGCTTCCACAGCGAATTGTCGTCGCCGACGATCGCGCGCATGTAGTCTTCCTGGCTGAGCGCCATCAGCACCGCGCGCCGCGCCTTGACGTCGTTGAAGGGCGGATAGAGGAAGTTCATGCGGAACGAGCCGACATTGCCGAGGGGATCGCCGATATCGACGCTGATGTTCTTGTTCTTCTTCAGAACCGGAACGAGGTCCGCGATCGGATTCTCCCACCAGTCGATCTCGCCGTTCTGCAGCGCGGCCGCCGCGGTTGCCGGATCCGGCATGATCACCCACTCGACGCGATCGACCATCACCTGCTTGCCGCCGGCCAGCCAGGACGGCTTCTCCTGACGCGGCACATAGTCGGTGAATTTCTCGAACACGGCTTTGGCGCCGGGGACCCACTCGCTCTTGGCGAACTTCAGCGGACCGGAGCCGACATATTCGGAAATCTGCTTGAACGGATCGGTCTGCGCGATGCGCTCGGGCATGATAAAGGCGCATGGCGAATTGTTCTTGCCCAGCGCGTAGAGCATTTTCGGATAGGGCTGCTTCAGCACCCATTTGAAGGTCCGGTCGTCGACGGCCGTCAGCTCCTGCTGGAGCGCCTTGATCATCAGGCCCATCGGATCGCGCGCCGCCCAGCGGGTGAGGCTCGCCACGACGTCCTTGCTCAGCACCGGCGCGCCGTCGTGGAATTTGAGGCCCGGGCGCAGCTTGAACGTCCAGGTCGTGCCGTCGTCCGTCACTTCCTCTGACTCGACCATCTGCCGCTGCGGCTGGAACGAGGAGTCGATGCCGTAGAGCGTGTCCCAGACCATCGCGGCTGCGTTGCGCACGACATACTGCGTGCCCCAGATCGGGTCGAAATTGGCGAGATTGGCCTGCGGCACGAATCGCAGGGTGCGGGCCGCCGCGCCCTGGCCGATCGCCGGGGCCGAAAGGCCACCCGTCAATGCCAGTCCGCCCGCGCCAGCCAGTCCCTTCAATACCGTCCTGCGATCCATGAAGTCCTCCCGATAGTGCCGCGATGCCAGCTGTTCATTGGCCAAGGGCAAGTGAAACCGAGCCCATTTGCAAGCAAATGGTATGCCAGTAAATGGGCCTCCGCCAGCGGGATCTCATCGACTTTTTGGCTGGCCCACGTTGACTTGCACGGAGTTAGAGAGCAGCCGCGAGCACCTCGCCGGTCTCGATATGCGGGATCGCCTCGACCAGCTTGCGGGTGTAGTCGGTCTTCGGATTATCGAACAGCGCCCGGCTCTCGCCCTGCTCCACGATGCCGCCATTGCGCAGCACGATGGTGCGGTCGCATAGCATGCGCACCACGTTGAGATCGTGGCTGACGAACAGGAGCGCGATGTCATTTTCGCGCCGAAGGCGATCGAGCAGTTGCAGCACAACCGCTTGTACCGAGACGTCGAGCGCAGCGGTCGGCTCGTCCAGCACGAGCAGCCGCGGCCGGCAGGCGATGGCGCGGGCAATGCCGACGCGGGCCTTCTGGCCGCCGGAGAGCTGGTGCGGGAAACGCGGCAGCAGATCGAGCGGCAACCCTACCCGTTCGGCGCATTCTTCCACCCGCTTGCGCAACGCATCGCCAACGCGCATGCCGTCGAGCCGCATCAGGGGATGGGCGATACAGTCGAACGCCGTGTAGCGCGGGTTGAGGCTCTCGTTCGGGTCCTGAAAGACCATCTGGATGTCTTTACGAAAGCGCGAGCGATGGAAATCACGCGACGCGACATGGCCGATCGACTGCCCGTCGAACACGATGTCGCCTTCGCTCGGATCGATCAGCCGGCAGATCATGCGCGACGTCGTGCTCTTGCCGGAACCGGATTCGCCGACGAGACCGACGCTCTCGCCGCCGGCCATCGTCATCGAGAAGTCGGCAACCGCGGCAGAGCCCTGGTCGAAACGTTTTGCGAGCTTGCGCACTTCCAGCAGCGGCGGCGTCCCGTGCGCGGGCGCCGGCCGGGGCTTGCCGACGACAGTCGCGTAACGCTCGCGCTCCTCCTCCGTCACGAGATCCTCGATCCGGGACGTCGCAGTCGGCGATGCCGCAACGAGGCGCCTCGTATAGGCATGCTGCGGTGTGCTGAAGAGCGTCCTGGGGCTCGCCTCTTCGACGATGCGGCCGCGCTCCATCACGGCGATGCGGCGGCAATAGCGTGCCGCGAGCCCGAGGTCGTGCGTGATCAGGATCGTCGCCATGCCGCGCGCGGCGGCGATGTCCGCGAGCAGATCCATCACCACCTTCTGCGTGGTGACGTCGAGGCCGGTGGTCGGCTCATCCGCAATCAGGAGCGCGGGATTGCAGGAGATCGCGATCGCGATCATCACGCGCTGGCACATTCCGCCGGAGAGCTCGTGCGGATAGGCATTCATCCGCGCCTCGGGATCGCGGATCTGCACCGCGCGCAGCAGGTCCAGCGCCTCGGCGCGCGCGGCGTCTTTCGATATTTTCTTATGCGTGAGGATCGCATCCGCGATCTGCAAGCCGATCGCCCGGATCGGGTTGAGCGCCGCCCGCGGGTTCTGGAAGATCATCGACATCGCGGCGCCCTGGAGATGACGGAGGTCATCGCCCCGGAGCTTCGTCACGTCCTGCCCGCGAAACAGGATTTTTCCGCCGGTGACGCGCCCGGCGGTATCGAGCAGCCGCGTCGTGGCAAAGCCGGTCACGGACTTGCCCGAGCCGCTCTCGCCGACGAGGCCGAGCATCTCGCCAGCCTCGACGTTGAGCGTGACGCCGCGCACGGCTTCGACCATGCCCCGCCGAGTCGAGAACGAGACGTGGAGGTCCTCGATCCTGAGCAACTCTTCGCTCATGTGCGCATGCGGGGATCGAGAATATCCCGCATCCCGTCCCCGAGCAGATTGAAGCACAGCACGGCTATCATCAGCGCAAGGCCCGGAAAGGCCACCAGCCACCACCGTCCCGTGGAGATGAAGCGCGCGCCTTCCGCGACCATGATGCCCCATTCCGGCGTCGGCGGCTTGACGCCGAGGCCGATGAAGGACAGACCCGCGGCATTGAGAATGGCCCAGCCGAGATTGAGCGAGATCTGCACCGCCATCGCCGGCAGGATGTTCGGCAGCAGGAAGCGCAGCACCACCGAGAAATGGCTCTCGCCGCAGGCGCGCGCGGCCTCGACCCAGCCGACATTGCGCCGGACGTTCACTTCGGCGCGCGCGAAGCGGATGTAGAAGGGCAGATTGATGATCGCAGTCGCGATCACGATGTTCTCGATCCGGTTGCCCAGCGCCGCGACCATCGCCATCGCCAGCACGAACAGTGGAAAGGCCATCATCACGTCGACGAAGCGGCCAACCGCACGGTCGAGCCGGCCGCCGGCATAGCCGCAGAACGAGCCGACGACGGCGCCGATCACGAAGGAGATGCCGACCGCAGACACCGCAATCGCGAGATCCAGCCGCGCAGCAATGATGAGACGGCTGAACACGTCGCGCCCGAGCTGGTCGGTGCCGGCGAGATGGGCCGCGCTCGGCGGCTGCAATGCCTCCGAGACATTGGAGACCACGGGATCATAAGGCACGATCCAGGGCCCGAAGATCGCGAGCAGGACGAACAGCGTCACCCCGGCCGCGGCCACCGCCGTGAGCGGATTGCCGCGCAGGATCCAGACGGAGTGGCGAAGGGTTGCGCTGGTCATTCGATCGACACCCTGGGATCGGCGATGCCGTAGCAGATATCGACCACGAGATTGACCAGCACGAACAGGCTCGCCATCAGCAGCACGAAGCCCTGCACCGGCGCGTAGTCGGACGACAGCAGCGCATCGAGCGCATAGGAGGCAACGCCCGGCCAGGAGAACACCTTCTCCACCAGCACGTTGGCGCCCAGCATGGTCGAGAACACGATGCCGGCGATGGTGATGACCGGCAGGATCGCATTCCTCAATGCGTAAGTGACGACCACCTTGCGCCAGGACAATCCGACCGAGCGCGCGGTGCGCACGAAATCGCTGCCGAGCGACACCAGCATCGAGGCGCGCGTGATCCGCGCCAGCGGCGCGATCACGAACAGCGCCATGCTTACCGCCGGCAGGATCAGCTGCTTGCACGCCGCCCACCAACCCTCGAAATCGCCGGCCAGCAGGAAGTCGATGGAGAGAAAGCCGGTGCGCTGCGGCGGCAGCGAGGTGAAGACGTCGATCCGCCCTGTGGGATCAGGCGCGAGTCCAAGCAGATAGTAGAAGACATAGATCAAGAGCAGGCCGGAGACGAAGGTCGGTACGCAGACGCCGAGCGCGCAGAACAGCCGCACGCCGTGATCGACGACCGACCCCGGCCGCAGCGCCGCGATGACGCCGAGCGGCACCGCCGCGATCAGCGCGATCAGCAGCGCGGTGAACGTGAGCTCCAGCGATGCCGGCAGCCGCTCGCGCAAATCCTTCAGCACCGGCTGTCCCGTCATCATGGAACGGCCGAGATTGCCGTGGCCGATGTCGGAGAGATAGAACACGAGCTGCTCCGGCACCGATTTGTCGAGCCCCATCTGCTTGCGGATCAGCTCGATCTCCTCCTTGCCCGCATTCGGCCCCGAGGCGAAGAACACCGCGGGATCCCCTGGCAGAACGCGCATTAGGAGAAAGGTGAAGACCAGGACACCGAACAGCGCCGGCAGCGACGACAGCAGCCGCCTGCCCGCCCGCACCATCGTTGCGCCAAGACCGGTCGTCACCTTTCAGAGCCTCCCTCGCTTCCCGATATCACTTGCGGCTGACGTCGCGATAGTCGACCTGGCGATGGAACTCGTAGGTGTAGCCTTCGACCGACGGCGCCATGACGGCGTCCTGGTTCGGCTGCCACAACATGATCTGCGGCATCAGGTCATAATGCATCGCGTTGAGCTTGCGGCCGGCTTCCTCATACTTGGACTTATCCGGCTCGAACCGGGCTTCCTGCGCGATCGCGGCAAGGTCCGGGTTGTTGATCGAGCTGTAGTTCCAGCGCTGATTGCCGGTGTAGAAGTTGCGGTAGAAGTAATCGGTCGACGGCAGCCAGGCGACGATGCCTTCGGTGTAGAAGGGCAGCTTCTTCTCGTTGATCTGCGTCGACATCTGCGCGTCCGGCAGCTTCTGGATGTCGACCTTGATCCCGATCTTGCCGAGCGATTCCTTCACGAGAGCCGCCATCGGCTCCGCGGTCGAGGCCTGGCCGACATTGAAGCTGAAGGTGGTCGAGAAGCCCTCGGGGAGACCCGCGGCCTTCAGATATTCCCTGGCCTTGTCGAGGTCGAGCTTCACCGGCTGCTGGAACGGGTAGATGCCGTTCGCCGGCTTGCCGTCCGCCCAGTTCGCGCCGAACAGCGGCGAGCCGCGGCCGAACAGAGCGGCCTTGAACATGTCGTCATAGGGCAGCGCGTAAGCGATGGCGCGGCGGACATTGACGTTGTCGAAGGGCGGGATCTGGTTATTCATGGAGACGAAGGTGATCGCATTGTACTGCGGCGTCGAGATCACCTTGAGCTTGCCCTTGCCCTCCAGCGACTGCACGTCGCTGGCCTGGAGGTCGAGCACGAGATCGGCATCGCCGCGCTCGACGAGGTTGGCGCGGGTCGCGGGCTCCGGCACCGATTGCACGATCACGCGCTTGAAGAAAGCCGGCTTGTTTGCCGAGCCGCGATTCCACGCCTCGTCGCGCTTGAGGATGACCTGCTCGCCGGGCTTGAAGGTCTCCACCACATAGGCGCCGCTGCCGGCAGTGTG is a genomic window of Bradyrhizobium sp. CB1717 containing:
- a CDS encoding aspartate aminotransferase family protein, whose translation is MTINAFPSNSPLTREAMEPFWLPMTPNRQFKSKPRIFVGAEGMHYVTDDNRRILDGMAGLWCVNAGHAQRRIVEAIQAQAAKLDFVSSFQMSHPAAFELARRITEIAPDGLDHVFFTNSGSESVDTALKIARGYHRARGDASRIRFISRAKAYHGMGWGGLSVSGIVRHRRDFGPLLPEVDHLPHTHDPEHAAFSRGQPQWGAHLADELTKLLQVHDPSTIAAVIVEPVTGSGGVLPPPVGYLERLRQICDQHGILLIFDEVITGFGRLGAAFGANAFGVTPDLITCAKGMTNAAVPMGGVIVSGKVYDALMQGPDNAIELFHGYTYSAHPLACAAGLAALDVYQDLGLFERARRLAPVWETHAHGLRDLPHVIDIRNIGLLAAIDLKPREGAPGARGSECANRCYEDGILIRGSGDTLLISPPLIITEEQIGDIFAAIRRALAAIG
- a CDS encoding oligopeptide/dipeptide ABC transporter ATP-binding protein; translation: MSPPLLQVNDLKKHFPINKGLFGRQTEFVYAVDGVSFEIARGETLSLVGESGCGKSTVGRAILRLFDITSGQVILDGQRIDDAHPSTMRQMRRRVQVVFQDPFSSLNPRMRVRDILAEPIRNFGLAKSKEDLEVRVTELMDTVRLPREALNRRPHEFSGGQRQRIGIARALAAEPELIVCDEAVSALDVSVKAQVVNLLQDLQKKFGLALLFISHDLAIVEHMTHRVAVMYLGKIVEVAPRREIFAAPRHPYTKALLSAVPLPEPGAQRNPIILGGDVPSPINPPKGCRFHTRCPFVFDRCRTEEPTLRAVGDEQWVACHLDALPVS
- a CDS encoding ABC transporter ATP-binding protein, whose protein sequence is MALLEVENLQTHFRTPGGINRAVDGVSFHVNEGETLAIVGESGCGKSVTSMSLMRLVPEPPGRIAGSIRFAGKDLLKLSDREMRAIRGNDISMIFQEPMTSLNPVLTVGRQIRETLMIHQGLDKQAAEAHAIEMLTLVGIPEPKRRVREYPHQLSGGMRQRVMIAVALACNPKLLIADEPTTALDVTIQAQILKLMLDLKHRVGAAIILITHDLGVVAEIAERVMVMYAGRKVEEAPVAELFRSPRHPYTQGLLGAVPKLGSSLAGTATRLAEIPGQVPDLRKPITGCVFAGRCALATDLCRQYAPGLEEKGPRHIAACHYAAKGAIAA
- a CDS encoding ABC transporter permease; its protein translation is MTDITVNPQSLPAGLVLAPQLPEILRPVKIRRGFIGMLRGHPTVAIGGALLLTLVLIAIFAPYLGTVDPTALAPAKRTRAPSADFWFGTDVLGRDIYSRVLFGARVSLTVGLSVAIFASAAGLAIGMVSGFIRWADGILMRFMDGLMSIPPILLAIALMALTRGSVGNVILAITIAEIPRVSRLVRSVVLSLREQPYVDAAVACGTRTPMIILRHILPNTVAPMLVQATYICASAMITEAILSFIGAGTPPTIPSWGNIMAEGRALWQVKPYIVFFPAAFLSVTVLAVNLLGDGLRDALDPRMAKSL
- a CDS encoding ABC transporter permease, coding for MLSYILRRIVATLPVMAIVALFVFSLLYIAPGDPAVVIAGDQASPEDVERIRQSLGLDRPFLVQFGSWVWRILHGDLGTSIFTNLPVSAMIGQRLGPTLSLMIVTLLLTIVVAVPLGVVAAWKAGSLIDRVIMGFAVFGFSLPVFVVGYMLAYVFALELEWLPVQGYTPLTQGFWPWLENLILPAIALGCVYIALVARITRAAMLEVLQQDYIRTAKAKGLGQGGILFIHALKNAAVPIVTVIGIGIALLIGGAVVTESVFAIPGLGRLTIDAILRRDYPVIQGIVLLFSFVYVLVNLMIDVTYTLVDPRIRY
- a CDS encoding ABC transporter substrate-binding protein, translating into MDRRTVLKGLAGAGGLALTGGLSAPAIGQGAAARTLRFVPQANLANFDPIWGTQYVVRNAAAMVWDTLYGIDSSFQPQRQMVESEEVTDDGTTWTFKLRPGLKFHDGAPVLSKDVVASLTRWAARDPMGLMIKALQQELTAVDDRTFKWVLKQPYPKMLYALGKNNSPCAFIMPERIAQTDPFKQISEYVGSGPLKFAKSEWVPGAKAVFEKFTDYVPRQEKPSWLAGGKQVMVDRVEWVIMPDPATAAAALQNGEIDWWENPIADLVPVLKKNKNISVDIGDPLGNVGSFRMNFLYPPFNDVKARRAVLMALSQEDYMRAIVGDDNSLWKPLPGYFTPDTPLYTEVGGEILKGKRDLDAAKKLLAESGYSGQPVTCLVAQDQPITKAMGDVTADLLKKLGMNVDFVATDWGTVGSRRAQKTPPGQGGWNMFHTWHAGADCVNPAPYTAIRANGDKAWFGWPTSAGTEKEVASWFEAKNLDEEKAAIGRLNKAAIDDVVYAPTGFFLSYTAWRKNVSGVTKGPLPLFWGVSKSA
- a CDS encoding ABC transporter ATP-binding protein — translated: MSEELLRIEDLHVSFSTRRGMVEAVRGVTLNVEAGEMLGLVGESGSGKSVTGFATTRLLDTAGRVTGGKILFRGQDVTKLRGDDLRHLQGAAMSMIFQNPRAALNPIRAIGLQIADAILTHKKISKDAARAEALDLLRAVQIRDPEARMNAYPHELSGGMCQRVMIAIAISCNPALLIADEPTTGLDVTTQKVVMDLLADIAAARGMATILITHDLGLAARYCRRIAVMERGRIVEEASPRTLFSTPQHAYTRRLVAASPTATSRIEDLVTEEERERYATVVGKPRPAPAHGTPPLLEVRKLAKRFDQGSAAVADFSMTMAGGESVGLVGESGSGKSTTSRMICRLIDPSEGDIVFDGQSIGHVASRDFHRSRFRKDIQMVFQDPNESLNPRYTAFDCIAHPLMRLDGMRVGDALRKRVEECAERVGLPLDLLPRFPHQLSGGQKARVGIARAIACRPRLLVLDEPTAALDVSVQAVVLQLLDRLRRENDIALLFVSHDLNVVRMLCDRTIVLRNGGIVEQGESRALFDNPKTDYTRKLVEAIPHIETGEVLAAAL
- a CDS encoding ABC transporter permease is translated as MTSATLRHSVWILRGNPLTAVAAAGVTLFVLLAIFGPWIVPYDPVVSNVSEALQPPSAAHLAGTDQLGRDVFSRLIIAARLDLAIAVSAVGISFVIGAVVGSFCGYAGGRLDRAVGRFVDVMMAFPLFVLAMAMVAALGNRIENIVIATAIINLPFYIRFARAEVNVRRNVGWVEAARACGESHFSVVLRFLLPNILPAMAVQISLNLGWAILNAAGLSFIGLGVKPPTPEWGIMVAEGARFISTGRWWLVAFPGLALMIAVLCFNLLGDGMRDILDPRMRT
- a CDS encoding ABC transporter permease, producing the protein MTTGLGATMVRAGRRLLSSLPALFGVLVFTFLLMRVLPGDPAVFFASGPNAGKEEIELIRKQMGLDKSVPEQLVFYLSDIGHGNLGRSMMTGQPVLKDLRERLPASLELTFTALLIALIAAVPLGVIAALRPGSVVDHGVRLFCALGVCVPTFVSGLLLIYVFYYLLGLAPDPTGRIDVFTSLPPQRTGFLSIDFLLAGDFEGWWAACKQLILPAVSMALFVIAPLARITRASMLVSLGSDFVRTARSVGLSWRKVVVTYALRNAILPVITIAGIVFSTMLGANVLVEKVFSWPGVASYALDALLSSDYAPVQGFVLLMASLFVLVNLVVDICYGIADPRVSIE
- a CDS encoding ABC transporter substrate-binding protein, whose product is MRFVSFRPATSILATAALLLITTAPSQAQTRAETLRYVTGASVNTLDPNIPGSTRESFALSMSTYDRLVAFGRKQLNGKWVFDLDTITGELAESYEVSPDGLKLTFRLRKDAKFQDGSPVTAEDVKWSLDRCVTAPILGKAQLLTGSLTSADQFKVIDPLTIEVTLPKPDKLALPNLATVYPMIINSKVAKEHATADDPWATAWLKEHTAGSGAYVVETFKPGEQVILKRDEAWNRGSANKPAFFKRVIVQSVPEPATRANLVERGDADLVLDLQASDVQSLEGKGKLKVISTPQYNAITFVSMNNQIPPFDNVNVRRAIAYALPYDDMFKAALFGRGSPLFGANWADGKPANGIYPFQQPVKLDLDKAREYLKAAGLPEGFSTTFSFNVGQASTAEPMAALVKESLGKIGIKVDIQKLPDAQMSTQINEKKLPFYTEGIVAWLPSTDYFYRNFYTGNQRWNYSSINNPDLAAIAQEARFEPDKSKYEEAGRKLNAMHYDLMPQIMLWQPNQDAVMAPSVEGYTYEFHRQVDYRDVSRK